The Bacillaceae bacterium IKA-2 DNA window CATAAATACAACATTTAGTAGTGAAAGATTGACAATGTAATCACTTTTTGGAAATAGTAATCTTAGTTTTTCTCGTCCAAGATAGGCAATGATAAGTGGCGCACCGTAGACAGCAATCCTAAATTTATTGGCTCCTTGTTCAGTAAAGTTTCGATAATTACCATACTGGCTTTCTCCAATTACAGTAAATAACAGTTCCGTGAACTGGTTATACCCAATAACTAAAATGACTGCTACTAATAGCAGGCTAATGGTTGTTTTTGTCCAAGCTTTACTTCTAACTAAAAAATAGATTGGAATAAAGACAAGTGCGCTCTGATGAAATGTTGATGCTACTATTACGACAAGAAAGAATTTCTTCCAACTGCCATCGAGTATATATTTCGTTGCTGCAAATATGATCGCTGCAGCTAGAAATTGCCTTATACCATTCATTGATACTAAAAATAACCCGCTGGTAATATAGACATATAGGCTAATTTCAAGTAATCTCGAGTATTTATACAACACAAGAACAATTAAAAGATTTGTAATTAATGCAGTTGTGAAAATAAGTAGTTGTGGATCAGTTGAAATCATTTTTAATAGCATTTGAAGCAATCCAAAGCCAAGATCTTTTTCACTTTTAATGTAATCCCATGTGAAATTAGTTATTTCATATGAATGTCTATAAAAGTATGTATCTCCAATATTAGTTCGTAGACCTGACACCATCACTAACGTCATTATTGTCCCAAATACTAATAGTTTATTAGGCTTTATAGGAAGCACTGTATTTGGTTTTTGTACATACGTTGCTGATAATCTAGATAAAAATGATAGCGTAAAAACAACGGCAAGATTATACCAAAGAATCGTCATTCAAATATCCCTTTCATAAAGTAAGCTTTTAACCTGGTTATAATAAGTTATTCAGTGTGAAAAATTTTCATTAACTTTCAATTACTTTGGTCTTAGTCCTAATATAAAAATATAAAAGAAAACCAAATGGTATTGCCAAAAAAGTTAATCGCTTACTTGGTGACTCATTTATAAAATTTCTATTTTTTATTAATAAGCTACTAGATACATAATGAACGGCTTGCCTAAATTTAAATGCTGAACTACCGAATGGCAGCTTCATTAACTCTTTTCGATAAAAGGCAAACCCTCTAGGGTTTTTTCGGTATTGTTTGAACATGTTCAGGGAAGAACCATCTGGTAAATACTCAACAATGCAGATAATTTCATTCATCAGAAGCATTTTATATGACTCGTCTATTTTAAAGTACTTATATGCTAAGCCTACATATTTTTCTGTTTCAAAAATTGGATAACGGAAATTCTTCGTCAGTTCAGTACGATACACTAGTTTTTTGTCTCCTGTAACACCGTGCTTACTATAGAGATCAAAAAGCGTTGATTTTATTTCGGTAGGTAGCTTTGAACCAATAATTTTTCCGTTTGTATATGAATCAAGTCCAATAATGCCACTGACTTTATCACTTCCATACTGTTTCCAAAATGATAATATCTTTTCTACAGCATCATCTGGCATGTAATCATCAGAATCGATACAGACATTTAATTCCGTATCAATTAATTCATACGCTCTGTTATGAGCACCATGCATTCCTTGATTTTCTTGCCATTGATAGTGTATTTCAATTTGATTTTCACTTATCCATGAGTCTACTATTTCTTTTGTATGATCACTGGACCCATCATCAATGATTAACCAAACAAAGTCTTTAGAGGATTGTTGCTTTAAACTTTTATAACACTGTTCAAGACAGTACGCTCTATTAAAAGTAGGTGTAAAAACCGTCAGCTTTTTCATTATTTCACCTCTATCAATGAATTTCATAACCAATAAACTAGCCAAATCAAGCTACTAAGTTGAAAACGGTTCATTTCAACTCCCTTGTTAATAATGTTTAATTTATACTAGCTGCAGTATTCTATTGGCACAAAATCTGCATTATGGAATTCATTCCTATAATGCCAAATAAAAATTTTGCGATCTTTGGGCAGTATTTTTAATGTCGTATCCTTTTTGTGATAAGGAAGTATTAGGAATTTCCCTATATAAATTATCTGT harbors:
- a CDS encoding EpsG family protein; its protein translation is MTILWYNLAVVFTLSFLSRLSATYVQKPNTVLPIKPNKLLVFGTIMTLVMVSGLRTNIGDTYFYRHSYEITNFTWDYIKSEKDLGFGLLQMLLKMISTDPQLLIFTTALITNLLIVLVLYKYSRLLEISLYVYITSGLFLVSMNGIRQFLAAAIIFAATKYILDGSWKKFFLVVIVASTFHQSALVFIPIYFLVRSKAWTKTTISLLLVAVILVIGYNQFTELLFTVIGESQYGNYRNFTEQGANKFRIAVYGAPLIIAYLGREKLRLLFPKSDYIVNLSLLNVVFMIIASQNWIFARFTIYFGLYQLILVAWVIKLFREKDQKLIYFALLVCYLIYFYYEHVISLNIIYRSNFFSF
- a CDS encoding glycosyltransferase family 2 protein, whose protein sequence is MKKLTVFTPTFNRAYCLEQCYKSLKQQSSKDFVWLIIDDGSSDHTKEIVDSWISENQIEIHYQWQENQGMHGAHNRAYELIDTELNVCIDSDDYMPDDAVEKILSFWKQYGSDKVSGIIGLDSYTNGKIIGSKLPTEIKSTLFDLYSKHGVTGDKKLVYRTELTKNFRYPIFETEKYVGLAYKYFKIDESYKMLLMNEIICIVEYLPDGSSLNMFKQYRKNPRGFAFYRKELMKLPFGSSAFKFRQAVHYVSSSLLIKNRNFINESPSKRLTFLAIPFGFLLYFYIRTKTKVIES